The Cellulomonas wangleii genome includes a region encoding these proteins:
- a CDS encoding TPM domain-containing protein: MHLARRALHPFAAVAVGAVVLVAGAGGAAAEAPFDLRGETVVDPAGVLDDVPAVQDAVDEVRTETPYRLTVVYVDTFDGLSPDTWVQRTAEASGLGSSDAVLAVAVDDREYRLAPRSLGSLSSSQLDRVADDVKSDLASEDWDGAAIAAAEGIVAAANGEPVGSGSGASGGSSGGGFTVVLLLGFIAIGAVLLFTFLRRRPQPTGTLRDTAGATRVAGAADEFTALPTAELDRRSASALVALDDALRSSEEELGFAQAQFGEDQTRGFETALVQGKQTLTEAFRLRQTLDDDVPDTEEQVRATSAQILRLCGQVEQQLDEQKDAFDRLRAIEARVDDALAAHDREAQRLRGRVEPARATIVTLTARYSPDTLGSVAGNADQAARLLDDVETTIGQGRERSGSGDRAAAVGFARAAEEALAQARTLLDAVDSADADLATAGARLDAGIRSITSDLADAERLAPGDPQVVPHAQEARAAVEAATAARAGTGDPLAALRRLTDAEAAIDAALAPRRDAEERGRRARALLDDTLGRLDSAVRATTDYVSTRRGAVGPQARTRLAEADRLRLRALDQRTTDPETALATAQQGERLAAEAQRLAQIDVENARYDDHDRHGGTGGGNDIGGMILGGILIDSILRGGGRGGGGWGGGGGGFGGGFGGGGRGGGFGGGFGGGGRGGGFGGGGRGGGF; encoded by the coding sequence GTGCATCTTGCTCGTCGTGCCCTCCACCCGTTCGCCGCCGTCGCCGTCGGGGCGGTGGTGCTCGTCGCCGGCGCGGGCGGTGCCGCCGCGGAGGCGCCGTTCGACCTGCGCGGGGAGACCGTCGTCGACCCCGCGGGGGTGCTCGACGACGTGCCGGCCGTGCAGGACGCGGTCGACGAGGTGCGCACCGAGACGCCCTACCGGCTGACGGTCGTGTACGTCGACACGTTCGACGGGTTGTCGCCCGACACCTGGGTGCAGCGCACCGCGGAGGCCTCCGGGCTCGGGTCGTCCGATGCCGTGCTGGCGGTCGCCGTGGACGACCGGGAGTACAGGCTGGCTCCCCGGAGCCTGGGGTCCCTCTCGTCCTCCCAGCTCGACCGCGTCGCCGACGACGTCAAGTCCGACCTGGCGAGCGAGGACTGGGACGGGGCCGCGATCGCGGCCGCGGAAGGCATCGTCGCGGCGGCGAACGGCGAACCCGTCGGGTCGGGGTCGGGCGCGTCGGGCGGGTCGTCGGGCGGCGGGTTCACCGTGGTGCTGCTGCTCGGGTTCATCGCCATCGGGGCGGTCCTGCTGTTCACGTTCCTGCGGCGCCGACCGCAGCCGACGGGCACGCTGCGCGACACCGCGGGCGCCACGCGGGTGGCGGGTGCCGCCGACGAGTTCACCGCGCTGCCCACGGCCGAGCTGGACCGCCGCTCCGCCTCGGCGCTGGTGGCGCTCGACGACGCCCTGCGCTCGTCGGAGGAGGAGCTCGGGTTCGCCCAGGCGCAGTTCGGTGAGGACCAGACGCGCGGCTTCGAGACCGCGCTGGTGCAGGGCAAGCAGACGCTCACCGAGGCGTTCCGCCTGCGGCAGACGCTCGACGACGACGTGCCCGACACCGAGGAGCAGGTGCGGGCCACGTCCGCGCAGATCCTGCGGCTGTGCGGGCAGGTCGAGCAGCAGCTCGACGAGCAGAAGGACGCGTTCGACCGGCTGCGCGCCATCGAGGCCCGCGTCGACGACGCGCTCGCGGCCCACGACCGCGAGGCGCAGCGCCTGCGGGGCCGCGTGGAGCCGGCGCGCGCCACGATCGTGACGCTGACCGCGCGCTACTCCCCCGACACGCTCGGCTCGGTCGCGGGCAACGCGGACCAGGCGGCCCGGCTGCTGGACGACGTCGAGACGACCATCGGGCAGGGCCGGGAGCGTTCGGGCTCCGGCGACCGGGCCGCGGCCGTCGGCTTCGCACGTGCCGCCGAGGAGGCTCTCGCGCAGGCCAGGACGCTGCTGGACGCCGTCGACTCGGCCGACGCGGACCTCGCGACGGCCGGCGCGCGCCTCGACGCCGGCATCCGCTCGATCACGTCCGACCTGGCCGACGCCGAGCGGCTGGCGCCCGGCGACCCGCAGGTCGTGCCGCACGCGCAGGAGGCGCGCGCGGCCGTCGAGGCGGCCACCGCCGCACGGGCGGGGACCGGTGACCCGCTCGCGGCGCTGCGCCGCCTCACCGACGCCGAGGCCGCGATCGACGCGGCCCTCGCGCCCCGGCGCGACGCCGAGGAGCGCGGCCGGCGGGCGCGGGCGCTGCTCGACGACACGCTCGGCCGCCTGGACTCCGCGGTCCGCGCCACCACCGACTACGTCAGCACGCGGCGCGGCGCGGTCGGCCCGCAGGCCCGGACCCGGCTCGCCGAGGCGGACCGGCTGCGGCTGCGCGCGCTCGACCAGCGCACCACCGACCCCGAGACCGCGCTGGCCACCGCCCAGCAGGGTGAGCGGCTGGCCGCGGAGGCGCAGCGCCTGGCGCAGATCGACGTCGAGAACGCCCGGTACGACGACCACGACCGCCACGGCGGCACCGGGGGCGGCAACGACATCGGCGGCATGATCCTCGGCGGCATCCTCATCGACTCGATCCTGCGCGGCGGCGGACGCGGCGGCGGCGGCTGGGGCGGCGGAGGCGGAGGCTTCGGCGGAGGGTTCGGCGGCGGCGGACGCGGGGGCGGCTTCGGCGGCGGGTTCGGCGGCGGGGGGCGCGGCGGCGGCTTCGGCGGCGGCGGACGCGGCGGCGGGTTCTGA
- a CDS encoding GNAT family N-acetyltransferase: MTLLQLTPDLLPTALPSGWRAHVPGPDDVPDLHALRARHEVVARGARTAGADATQAEVTGDGAGTRVHVVVRDTTGAARGWATVTDRAAGRVLVAVVVDPDLDDATGDEVAAALFAWAEAAGLALARARGLTRTQLDSGAFDADPRQQRRLVAAGYARVRRWWQMRRPVGDDDRGLRPTGPGVVVRRLRRAADGAPDERDLVASHDVLEQAFADHFNHHEETFDEFLARLRADPGHRWDHWWIAELVDGAEPAPVGVLIASASVDEQGRAVGSYVEYLGVLRTARGRGVARSLLDAVVTDAAERGRTRVALEVDADSPTGAADLYVRCGFSTSYVTQSWHRYVDVT; encoded by the coding sequence ATGACCCTCCTCCAGCTGACCCCCGACCTGCTCCCGACCGCGCTGCCGAGCGGCTGGCGCGCGCACGTCCCCGGGCCCGACGACGTCCCCGACCTGCACGCGCTGCGGGCCCGGCACGAGGTCGTGGCACGGGGTGCGCGGACGGCCGGGGCGGACGCGACGCAGGCCGAGGTCACGGGCGACGGCGCCGGGACGCGGGTGCACGTGGTGGTGCGCGACACCACGGGTGCCGCCCGCGGGTGGGCGACGGTGACCGACCGTGCGGCCGGGCGCGTGCTGGTCGCGGTCGTGGTCGACCCGGACCTCGACGACGCCACGGGTGACGAGGTGGCGGCGGCCCTCTTCGCCTGGGCGGAGGCCGCCGGGCTCGCGCTGGCCCGCGCACGCGGGCTCACCCGCACCCAGCTGGACAGCGGTGCCTTCGACGCGGACCCCCGCCAGCAGCGTCGCCTCGTGGCCGCGGGGTACGCCCGGGTCCGCCGGTGGTGGCAGATGCGCCGGCCCGTGGGCGACGACGACCGCGGGCTCCGTCCGACGGGACCCGGTGTGGTCGTGCGGCGACTGCGACGAGCCGCGGACGGGGCGCCGGACGAGCGTGACCTCGTCGCGTCGCACGACGTGCTGGAGCAGGCGTTCGCCGACCACTTCAACCACCACGAGGAGACGTTCGACGAGTTCCTGGCCCGGCTGCGCGCCGACCCGGGTCACCGCTGGGACCACTGGTGGATCGCTGAGCTCGTGGACGGTGCCGAGCCCGCACCGGTCGGTGTGCTGATCGCGAGCGCGTCGGTCGACGAGCAGGGCCGCGCCGTCGGCAGCTACGTCGAGTACCTGGGGGTGCTGCGCACGGCGCGCGGGCGCGGTGTGGCGCGCTCCCTGCTGGACGCGGTGGTCACGGACGCCGCCGAGCGGGGGCGGACGCGGGTGGCCCTCGAGGTCGACGCGGACTCCCCCACGGGTGCCGCCGACCTGTACGTGCGGTGCGGGTTCAGCACGTCGTACGTGACGCAGTCCTGGCACCGGTACGTCGACGTCACCTGA
- a CDS encoding DNA repair helicase XPB, which yields MPDGPLIVQSDKTLLLEVDHDQADACRRAIAPFAELERAPEHVHTYRLTPLGLWNARAAGHDAEQVVDTLLEYSRYPVPHALLVDVAETMSRYGRLQLVQDPVHGLVLHALDAAVLAEVMKSRRTAGLLGERIDSTDVIVHPSERGNIKQVLVKLGWPAEDLAGYVNGEAHEIDLLEDGWSLRPYQKQAVDGFFHGGSGVVVLPCGAGKTLVGAGAMARSSTTTLILVTNTVSARQWRDELVKRTTLTEDEIGEYSGTRKEVRPVTIATYQVLTTKRKGVYTHLELLDARDWGLIVYDEVHLLPAPIFRMTANLQARRRLGLTATLVREDGREDEVFSLIGPKRFDAPWKDIESQGYIAPAECVEVRLTLPDHERMAYATSEPEDRYRLAATASGKNRVVDSLVAKHAGEQTLVIGQYLDQLHELAEHLGADLITGETTVRERQRLFDAFRTGEITTLVVSKVANFSIDLPEASVAIQVSGSFGSRQEEAQRLGRIMRPKADGKTAHFYTVVARDTVDQEFAAHRQRFLAEQGYAYTIVDAEDLGVAR from the coding sequence GTGCCCGACGGCCCGCTCATCGTCCAGTCCGACAAGACCCTCCTGCTGGAGGTCGACCACGACCAGGCCGACGCGTGCCGCCGCGCCATCGCCCCGTTCGCCGAGCTCGAGCGCGCGCCCGAGCACGTCCACACCTACCGGCTGACGCCGCTGGGCCTGTGGAACGCACGCGCCGCCGGGCACGACGCCGAGCAGGTCGTCGACACGCTGCTGGAATACAGCCGGTACCCGGTGCCGCACGCGCTGCTGGTCGACGTCGCCGAGACCATGTCCCGGTACGGGCGGCTGCAGCTGGTCCAGGACCCGGTGCACGGGCTGGTGCTGCACGCGCTCGACGCGGCCGTCCTCGCCGAGGTCATGAAGTCGCGGCGCACCGCCGGACTGCTCGGCGAGCGGATCGACAGCACCGACGTGATCGTGCACCCGTCCGAACGGGGCAACATCAAGCAGGTGCTGGTCAAGCTCGGCTGGCCCGCGGAGGACCTCGCCGGGTACGTGAACGGCGAGGCCCACGAGATCGACCTCCTGGAGGACGGCTGGTCGCTGCGGCCGTACCAGAAGCAGGCCGTCGACGGCTTCTTCCACGGCGGGTCGGGCGTCGTGGTGCTGCCCTGCGGCGCCGGCAAGACGCTGGTCGGCGCGGGCGCGATGGCACGGTCGTCGACCACCACGCTGATCCTGGTGACCAACACCGTGTCCGCGCGGCAGTGGCGCGACGAGCTGGTGAAGCGCACGACGCTCACCGAGGACGAGATCGGCGAGTACTCCGGCACACGCAAGGAGGTCCGCCCCGTCACCATCGCGACGTACCAGGTGCTGACGACGAAGCGGAAGGGCGTGTACACGCACCTCGAGCTGCTCGACGCCCGCGACTGGGGCCTCATCGTCTACGACGAGGTGCACCTGCTGCCCGCGCCGATCTTCCGCATGACCGCGAACCTGCAGGCGCGCCGCCGCCTGGGGCTGACCGCGACGCTCGTGCGCGAGGACGGCCGCGAGGACGAGGTGTTCTCCCTGATCGGCCCCAAGCGGTTCGACGCACCGTGGAAGGACATCGAGTCGCAGGGGTACATCGCGCCCGCCGAGTGCGTCGAGGTGCGTCTGACGCTGCCCGACCACGAGCGCATGGCGTACGCGACGTCGGAGCCGGAGGACCGGTACCGCCTGGCGGCGACCGCGTCCGGCAAGAACCGCGTCGTGGACTCCCTGGTGGCGAAGCACGCGGGCGAGCAGACCCTGGTGATCGGCCAGTACCTCGACCAGCTCCACGAGCTGGCGGAGCACCTGGGCGCGGACCTCATCACCGGCGAGACGACCGTGCGCGAGCGGCAGCGGCTGTTCGACGCGTTCCGCACCGGGGAGATCACCACGCTCGTGGTCTCGAAGGTCGCGAACTTCTCCATCGACCTGCCGGAGGCGTCCGTCGCCATCCAGGTCTCCGGGTCGTTCGGGTCCCGCCAGGAGGAGGCCCAGCGCCTGGGCCGCATCATGCGCCCGAAGGCCGACGGCAAGACCGCGCACTTCTACACGGTCGTGGCCCGCGACACCGTCGACCAGGAGTTCGCCGCCCACCGGCAGCGGTTCCTGGCGGAGCAGGGGTACGCCTACACGATCGTCGACGCCGAGGACCTGGGCGTAGCCCGGTGA
- a CDS encoding helicase-associated domain-containing protein: MATFTGYLRARSDDELVALLVRRPDLATPHPATLASLAARATSRSSLDRALTWVDALVLQVLESVVVLTSTVGPPTPAQVQAAVGAGVDDAPHVARAVQDAVALALLWPDDDGTLHATPGVTDALGAAVAGLAPPGAGDDDETGDSLPDLVDAPPGAASVLDALTWGPAVGLVPPPGTAAADAVSWLVGHGLLTRADERHVLLPRRVALALRAGRTHRAPALAPAFVDAPVRDAGVVAAESARAAEQTVRLVRQLLTRWEQSPPGVLRAGGLGARDLRRTAQALDVDDAHAAWLVETAATAGLLADDGEESPSFVPTLEADVWAAQDVAPRWATLARAWLTSARTPWLVGERDDRGTRRAALDPELTRPWVPRLRRAVLDVLASAPRGAALTADDVHEALRWRSPRSVPPLSAIEAVLVEAGRLGVLGAGALASAGRALLADDDAGAALAADLPAPVDEILLQGDLTGVVPGRPGPDLEDLLELAAEVESRGGAVTVRFTADSVLRALDAGTTADDLLTRLGAAARGRVPQPLEYLVRDVARRHGRLRAGAASSYVRADDPALLAGLVDDPRLASLRPRLLAPTVLVADASPAELLDALRARGLAPVAEDARGAVVHAVAPERRVRARPRRTAPVHERPLPERAASVVATLRRGDPPAPVTAGRATDPSGVPVGAADGAVALSSGRRGPSSDPTAPSARRPAGGTPEPGDALVVLREAAQARTAVWVEIVGPDGRADRRLVRPLKVEGGRLRALDPRREAELTVAVHRIADVTHATD; this comes from the coding sequence ATGGCCACGTTCACCGGGTACCTGCGCGCACGCAGCGACGACGAGCTCGTCGCGCTGCTCGTGCGTCGGCCCGACCTGGCCACCCCGCACCCCGCGACCCTCGCGTCGCTGGCCGCGCGGGCCACCAGCCGGTCCAGCCTGGACCGGGCGCTGACCTGGGTGGACGCGCTGGTCCTGCAGGTCCTCGAGTCCGTCGTCGTGCTGACCTCGACGGTCGGGCCGCCCACGCCCGCGCAGGTGCAGGCGGCGGTCGGCGCGGGAGTGGACGACGCACCCCATGTGGCACGTGCGGTCCAGGACGCGGTCGCGCTCGCGCTGCTGTGGCCCGACGACGACGGCACCCTGCACGCCACGCCCGGTGTGACCGACGCGCTGGGCGCGGCCGTCGCGGGCCTCGCACCGCCGGGCGCCGGTGACGACGACGAGACGGGCGACTCCCTGCCCGACCTCGTCGACGCCCCGCCCGGTGCGGCGTCCGTGCTGGACGCGCTGACGTGGGGCCCGGCCGTGGGACTGGTCCCGCCGCCGGGCACCGCAGCCGCGGACGCCGTGTCGTGGCTGGTCGGGCACGGGCTGCTGACCCGCGCCGACGAGCGTCACGTGCTGCTGCCGCGCCGGGTCGCGCTCGCGCTGCGCGCCGGGCGGACCCACCGCGCACCGGCCCTGGCCCCCGCGTTCGTCGACGCCCCGGTCCGCGACGCCGGCGTGGTGGCCGCCGAGTCCGCGCGCGCCGCGGAGCAGACCGTGCGCCTGGTGCGTCAGCTGCTGACCCGGTGGGAGCAGTCCCCGCCCGGCGTGCTGCGCGCCGGCGGCCTGGGGGCCCGCGACCTGCGCCGCACGGCCCAGGCGCTCGACGTCGACGACGCGCACGCCGCGTGGCTCGTCGAGACCGCGGCGACCGCGGGCCTGCTGGCCGACGACGGCGAGGAGAGCCCGTCGTTCGTCCCGACCCTGGAGGCCGACGTGTGGGCCGCGCAGGACGTCGCGCCCCGCTGGGCGACGCTCGCGCGGGCGTGGCTGACGTCGGCGCGCACCCCGTGGCTGGTCGGCGAGCGGGACGACCGCGGCACCCGGCGCGCCGCCCTCGACCCCGAGCTGACGCGGCCGTGGGTGCCGCGGCTGCGGCGCGCCGTGCTGGACGTGCTCGCGTCGGCGCCGCGCGGTGCGGCCCTGACCGCGGACGACGTCCACGAGGCGCTGCGCTGGCGCTCGCCGCGGTCGGTGCCGCCGCTGTCCGCGATCGAGGCAGTGCTGGTCGAGGCCGGGCGGCTCGGCGTGCTGGGCGCCGGTGCGCTCGCGTCGGCCGGCCGCGCGCTCCTGGCCGACGACGACGCGGGCGCGGCCCTCGCGGCGGACCTGCCCGCCCCGGTCGACGAGATCCTGCTGCAGGGCGACCTCACGGGCGTGGTGCCCGGGCGGCCGGGGCCCGACCTGGAGGACCTGCTGGAGCTCGCCGCCGAGGTGGAGTCGCGGGGTGGTGCCGTGACCGTGCGGTTCACCGCCGACTCCGTGCTGCGCGCGCTCGACGCGGGCACCACGGCCGACGACCTGCTGACGCGGCTCGGGGCCGCCGCGCGCGGCCGCGTGCCGCAGCCCCTGGAGTACCTGGTGCGGGACGTGGCCCGCCGCCACGGGCGGCTGCGGGCCGGTGCGGCGTCGTCGTACGTGCGGGCCGACGACCCCGCGCTGCTGGCGGGCCTGGTCGACGACCCGCGCCTGGCGTCCTTGCGGCCGCGTCTGCTGGCCCCGACGGTGCTGGTGGCCGACGCGTCACCGGCCGAGCTGCTGGACGCCCTGCGGGCGCGCGGCCTGGCGCCCGTCGCCGAGGACGCCCGCGGTGCCGTGGTCCACGCCGTCGCCCCCGAACGGCGGGTGCGGGCACGCCCCCGCCGGACCGCGCCGGTGCACGAGCGACCGCTGCCGGAGCGCGCCGCGTCGGTCGTCGCGACCCTGCGCCGCGGTGACCCCCCGGCGCCGGTCACCGCCGGGCGGGCGACGGACCCGTCGGGGGTGCCCGTGGGTGCCGCTGACGGGGCCGTCGCCCTCAGCAGCGGTCGCCGCGGTCCGTCGTCCGACCCGACCGCACCCTCCGCACGGCGCCCCGCCGGCGGAACACCGGAGCCCGGTGACGCGTTGGTGGTGCTCCGTGAGGCCGCGCAGGCGCGGACGGCCGTGTGGGTCGAGATCGTCGGCCCCGACGGGCGCGCCGACCGGCGGCTCGTGCGGCCGCTGAAGGTCGAGGGCGGCCGGCTGCGCGCGCTGGACCCGCGCCGCGAGGCCGAGCTGACCGTCGCCGTCCACCGCATCGCCGACGTCACCCACGCGACCGACTGA
- a CDS encoding M20 metallopeptidase family protein: protein MALDETTTPDEHPAVALAALRDDARRELPRTAALRHALHRVPERGLDLPLTQGLVLDALADLDLEVSTGRALSSVTAVLRGARPGPAVLLRGDMDALPVTEESGEPFTSQHPGVMHACGHDLHVAGLVGAARLLAARREQIAGSVVLMFQPGEEGEHGARLMLEEGVLDAAGTPVVAAYGVHVMASTLPLGVVASRPGTFMAASDTVRVTVQGRGGHGSKPYLAADPVPVAAEMVLALQTMVTRQFDVFDPVVLTVGRVEAGTKDNIIPDVAHLEATVRTFSAATHAAVPERVARLCEHVAAAHGMRATVEYERGYPVTANDADEVARARRVTHDVLGADAWQDAPAPVPGAEDFSYVLQQVPGAFVFVGATPPGEDFRTAPYNHSPRARFDDEALVAGSAVLAALALDRLAEGS from the coding sequence ATGGCGCTGGACGAGACCACGACCCCGGACGAGCACCCCGCCGTCGCCCTTGCGGCCCTGCGCGACGACGCGCGCCGTGAGCTGCCGCGCACCGCCGCGCTGCGGCACGCGCTGCACCGGGTGCCGGAGCGCGGGCTCGACCTGCCGCTCACGCAGGGTCTGGTCCTCGACGCGCTCGCCGACCTGGACCTCGAGGTGTCGACCGGGCGGGCCCTGTCCTCCGTCACCGCGGTGCTGCGCGGGGCGCGGCCGGGCCCGGCGGTGCTGCTGCGGGGCGACATGGACGCGCTGCCGGTCACCGAGGAGTCGGGGGAGCCGTTCACCTCCCAGCACCCGGGCGTGATGCACGCGTGCGGGCACGACCTGCACGTCGCGGGCCTGGTCGGCGCCGCGCGGCTGCTCGCGGCGCGGCGGGAGCAGATCGCCGGGTCGGTCGTCCTGATGTTCCAGCCGGGCGAGGAGGGTGAGCACGGGGCGCGCCTCATGCTCGAGGAGGGCGTGCTGGACGCGGCGGGTACGCCCGTCGTCGCGGCGTACGGCGTGCACGTCATGGCCTCGACGCTGCCGCTGGGCGTGGTCGCGTCGCGGCCCGGGACGTTCATGGCGGCGTCGGACACGGTGCGCGTCACGGTGCAGGGGCGCGGCGGGCACGGCTCCAAGCCGTACCTGGCGGCGGACCCGGTGCCGGTCGCAGCCGAGATGGTGCTGGCCCTGCAGACCATGGTCACGCGGCAGTTCGACGTGTTCGACCCGGTGGTGCTGACGGTCGGCCGGGTCGAGGCGGGCACCAAGGACAACATCATCCCGGACGTGGCCCACCTCGAGGCGACGGTCCGCACGTTCAGCGCGGCGACGCACGCGGCGGTGCCGGAGCGCGTCGCGCGGCTGTGCGAGCACGTCGCGGCGGCGCACGGCATGCGTGCGACCGTCGAGTACGAGCGGGGCTACCCGGTGACCGCCAACGACGCGGACGAGGTGGCGCGCGCCCGCCGGGTCACGCACGACGTGCTCGGTGCGGACGCCTGGCAGGACGCACCCGCGCCGGTGCCCGGCGCCGAGGACTTCTCGTACGTGCTGCAGCAGGTGCCGGGCGCGTTCGTGTTCGTGGGCGCGACGCCCCCGGGCGAGGACTTCCGCACCGCGCCGTACAACCACTCGCCGCGCGCCCGCTTCGACGACGAGGCCCTGGTGGCGGGGTCCGCCGTGCTGGCCGCGCTCGCCCTCGACCGGCTGGCCGAGGGCAGCTGA
- a CDS encoding TraR/DksA family transcriptional regulator — MDHDRARALLLELRRDAVARLSGLGDAHQDVVDAARGANVDDEHDPEGATIAFERAQLEALADGAHRRLAEVDAALGRLADGTYGTCAVGGEPIDDARLEARPTATTCVAHT; from the coding sequence GTGGACCACGACCGGGCGCGCGCGCTGCTGCTGGAGCTGCGGCGCGACGCCGTCGCACGACTGTCGGGGCTGGGTGACGCCCACCAGGACGTCGTCGACGCCGCCCGCGGCGCCAACGTGGACGACGAGCACGACCCGGAGGGCGCGACGATCGCGTTCGAGCGCGCCCAGCTGGAGGCGCTCGCCGACGGTGCGCACCGCCGCCTCGCGGAGGTCGACGCAGCCCTGGGCCGGCTGGCCGACGGCACGTACGGGACGTGCGCGGTGGGCGGGGAGCCCATCGACGACGCCCGCCTCGAGGCGCGGCCCACGGCGACGACCTGCGTCGCGCACACCTGA
- a CDS encoding cold-shock protein, whose protein sequence is MPTGKVKWFDTERGFGFIAGDDGGEVFLHASALPVGVTAPKPGTKVEFGVADGRRGPQALSVTVLDPVPSVVKAKRPPADEMAVVVEDLIKVLDKVGNDLRRGRYPEGQRAAQFATLLRGVADKLEA, encoded by the coding sequence GTGCCCACCGGCAAGGTCAAGTGGTTCGACACCGAGCGTGGATTCGGCTTCATCGCAGGCGACGACGGCGGTGAGGTCTTCCTGCACGCCTCCGCGCTGCCCGTGGGGGTCACGGCCCCCAAGCCGGGCACCAAGGTCGAGTTCGGCGTGGCCGACGGCCGTCGCGGACCGCAGGCCCTGTCCGTGACCGTCCTGGACCCGGTGCCCTCGGTGGTCAAGGCGAAGCGCCCCCCGGCGGACGAGATGGCCGTGGTGGTCGAGGACCTCATCAAGGTGCTCGACAAGGTCGGCAACGACCTGCGCCGCGGCCGCTACCCCGAGGGTCAGCGTGCCGCGCAGTTCGCCACGCTGCTGCGTGGCGTGGCCGACAAGCTCGAGGCCTGA
- a CDS encoding DUF3027 domain-containing protein, with protein MAAVKDAVLERAVDLARQVAVEIAEEPQDVGEYLGAVREAERLVSHRFACTARGYRGWAWTVTVARVPRGRTATVCEAELLPGDDAVLARPWLPWSERLRPGDIGPGDVLPFRPDDPRLEPGFTPTGDPEVDEVAIDELALARVRVLSPLGISEAAERWYRGSRGPATPGSVASAGACGSCGFLVPLQGSLGTLFAVCANEWSPDDGKVVSLDHGCGAHSQTDVDPAPTEWPAADPLLDENAVDVLELPARRRPSAAVDTAADAPEPVAEAEPVAEAEPVAEAEPVAEAEPVIEAEPAAESDPVAGNDGAAEAEPVAVLDEVVVTEVLPDTEVAPDTEVVPDTEVVPDTEVAPDTDADARPADGS; from the coding sequence GTGGCAGCCGTCAAGGACGCCGTGCTGGAGCGCGCCGTCGACCTCGCGCGCCAGGTCGCGGTCGAGATCGCGGAGGAGCCCCAGGACGTCGGCGAGTACCTCGGTGCCGTGCGGGAGGCGGAGCGGCTGGTGTCCCACCGGTTCGCCTGCACCGCGCGCGGGTACCGCGGCTGGGCCTGGACCGTCACGGTCGCGCGGGTGCCGCGCGGGCGGACGGCCACGGTCTGCGAGGCGGAGCTGCTGCCCGGCGACGACGCGGTCCTGGCGCGCCCGTGGCTGCCGTGGTCCGAGCGGCTGCGCCCGGGTGACATCGGCCCGGGCGACGTGCTGCCCTTCCGTCCCGACGACCCGCGTCTGGAGCCTGGCTTCACGCCCACGGGCGACCCCGAGGTCGACGAGGTCGCGATCGACGAGCTGGCGCTGGCCCGCGTGCGGGTGCTGTCGCCGCTGGGCATCTCCGAGGCCGCCGAGCGCTGGTACCGCGGGTCGCGCGGCCCGGCGACGCCCGGGTCGGTCGCGTCGGCCGGCGCGTGCGGGTCGTGCGGGTTCCTCGTCCCGCTGCAGGGGTCGCTGGGCACGCTGTTCGCGGTGTGCGCCAACGAGTGGTCGCCGGACGACGGCAAGGTCGTCAGCCTGGACCACGGCTGCGGCGCCCACTCGCAGACCGACGTGGACCCCGCGCCCACCGAGTGGCCCGCGGCGGACCCGCTGCTCGACGAGAACGCGGTCGACGTGCTCGAGCTGCCCGCCCGCCGGCGGCCGTCCGCGGCCGTCGACACCGCCGCGGACGCGCCCGAGCCCGTCGCCGAGGCCGAGCCCGTCGCCGAGGCCGAGCCGGTCGCGGAGGCCGAGCCGGTCGCGGAGGCCGAGCCGGTGATCGAGGCCGAGCCGGCAGCGGAGAGCGACCCGGTCGCCGGGAACGACGGTGCTGCCGAGGCCGAGCCTGTCGCCGTCCTCGACGAGGTCGTCGTCACCGAGGTCCTCCCCGACACCGAGGTCGCCCCGGACACCGAGGTCGTCCCCGACACCGAGGTCGTCCCCGACACCGAGGTCGCCCCGGACACGGACGCCGACGCGCGACCCGCCGACGGGTCGTGA